A stretch of the uncultured Trichococcus sp. genome encodes the following:
- a CDS encoding metal-sulfur cluster assembly factor: MTEETTPQYSQEELESIKERVLAALEQVIDPELGIDIVNLGLIYEVELEQDGFCLIKMTLTTMGCPLADVITDEIHRALKSVPEVTETQVKLVWYPAWTTDRMSRYARIALGIR, encoded by the coding sequence ATGACTGAAGAGACAACTCCCCAATATTCGCAAGAAGAATTGGAAAGCATAAAAGAACGCGTCTTAGCGGCGCTTGAGCAAGTGATAGATCCGGAATTAGGAATAGATATCGTCAACTTAGGTTTGATTTATGAAGTGGAACTGGAACAGGATGGCTTCTGCCTGATCAAAATGACGCTCACCACAATGGGTTGCCCGTTGGCGGATGTCATCACCGACGAAATTCACCGTGCTTTGAAAAGTGTTCCTGAAGTGACCGAAACGCAAGTGAAATTGGTCTGGTATCCTGCCTGGACAACAGACAGAATGTCCCGATATGCACGCATCGCGCTAGGAATCCGATGA
- a CDS encoding prolyl oligopeptidase family serine peptidase, translated as MIIIERKIINDIPILEIVEEDKKNETTPLVFFYHGITNQKERGLEPGYALAGNGMRVIIPDAYRHGERKDEAYAGEPAAEFWSVVLQNIKEMPAIVEAYVEAGVAKRENVSVTGLSMGGITTCIALTQYPWIHSAACLMGSPDPVGLSHWALKSRWVEGLPPIDDEKVKTLMAPFESLSLKEHPESLVDTPFYIWHGTADESVPYEQMAQFVSSISGEDFADNICFRSTEGAGHRVPYAIFEEMAAFLGNAY; from the coding sequence ATGATTATAATCGAAAGAAAAATCATAAATGATATACCGATTCTGGAAATCGTTGAAGAAGACAAGAAAAACGAAACGACTCCGCTCGTGTTCTTTTATCATGGCATCACGAACCAAAAGGAGAGAGGCTTGGAACCCGGCTATGCATTAGCCGGCAACGGCATGCGGGTGATCATCCCCGATGCCTATCGTCATGGTGAACGCAAAGATGAAGCTTATGCTGGCGAACCGGCGGCAGAATTCTGGTCGGTGGTCCTGCAAAACATCAAGGAAATGCCTGCCATTGTGGAAGCCTACGTCGAAGCGGGAGTGGCAAAAAGAGAAAACGTTTCGGTCACAGGCCTCTCGATGGGGGGCATCACGACCTGTATCGCCTTGACGCAATATCCATGGATCCATTCGGCAGCCTGCCTGATGGGCAGTCCGGATCCGGTCGGGTTGTCCCATTGGGCATTGAAGTCCCGTTGGGTGGAAGGGCTGCCGCCGATCGATGATGAGAAGGTCAAAACATTGATGGCGCCTTTTGAGAGCCTGAGCCTCAAAGAACATCCGGAGTCGCTCGTGGACACGCCGTTTTACATCTGGCACGGTACAGCCGACGAGAGTGTTCCGTACGAACAGATGGCTCAGTTCGTCAGCTCCATCAGCGGGGAAGATTTTGCGGATAACATTTGTTTCCGGTCGACAGAAGGTGCCGGACACCGGGTCCCTTATGCTATTTTTGAGGAAATGGCAGCATTCTTGGGGAACGCATATTAG
- a CDS encoding Cof-type HAD-IIB family hydrolase: MKQKLIALDLDGTTLNNQSLLSERTKMVLARLQKENHLVMIATGRPYRNSKEFYETLKMTTPLVNFNGALCHNPTDSNWRNYYHKTLNKDFAMDLIEQREEMGIDFICVEGKETLFASTATLPSNEYFPKNLLATQITSKDTLSENPTSMNVFSEEQNLGIIRDRILARYGNAIEIRTWGGTMPCLEIVSAGVQKALGVEVVANNYGIKREDILAFGDEDNDMEMIRYAGHGVVMQNGIAALKNIADDVTKHSNHEDGLAIYLEKYFCL, translated from the coding sequence ATGAAACAAAAATTAATCGCTTTGGATTTAGATGGGACCACGCTCAACAATCAGTCGTTGTTGAGCGAGCGGACCAAAATGGTGCTGGCAAGGTTGCAAAAGGAAAACCATCTGGTAATGATCGCAACTGGGCGCCCATACAGAAACAGCAAAGAATTTTACGAGACACTCAAGATGACTACCCCATTGGTGAATTTCAACGGTGCCCTATGCCACAATCCAACCGACAGCAACTGGCGCAATTACTACCACAAGACACTCAACAAAGATTTTGCGATGGATCTGATCGAACAACGTGAAGAGATGGGCATCGATTTTATCTGTGTGGAAGGCAAGGAGACGCTTTTCGCATCCACCGCCACGCTGCCATCAAACGAATATTTCCCGAAGAATTTGCTGGCGACGCAGATCACTTCGAAAGACACGCTGTCGGAAAATCCGACTTCCATGAATGTGTTTTCGGAGGAACAGAATTTGGGAATCATCCGTGACCGGATTTTGGCGCGCTATGGGAATGCCATTGAAATCCGTACATGGGGTGGCACGATGCCCTGCCTCGAAATCGTATCCGCAGGCGTCCAAAAAGCGCTTGGCGTTGAAGTGGTCGCGAATAATTACGGCATCAAGCGGGAAGATATCCTTGCCTTCGGTGATGAGGATAACGATATGGAAATGATCCGCTATGCAGGGCACGGAGTCGTCATGCAGAATGGGATTGCGGCATTGAAGAATATCGCCGACGATGTAACAAAACATTCGAATCATGAGGACGGCTTGGCAATCTACCTGGAAAAATATTTTTGCCTGTAA
- the rplS gene encoding 50S ribosomal protein L19 — MSQLPLIEAITQGQLRSDIPAFRPGDTVRVHARVVEGTRERIQLFEGVVIKRRGFGISETYTVRKISNGIGVERTFPLHTPRVAQIEVVRFGKVRRAKLYYLRALHGKAARIREKRR, encoded by the coding sequence ATGAGTCAATTACCATTGATCGAAGCAATTACACAAGGACAATTACGTAGTGATATTCCTGCATTCCGTCCTGGAGACACTGTTCGCGTCCACGCTCGCGTAGTCGAAGGAACAAGAGAACGTATCCAATTATTCGAGGGCGTAGTCATCAAACGTCGCGGATTCGGAATCAGCGAAACATATACAGTACGTAAAATTTCCAACGGTATCGGTGTGGAACGTACATTCCCATTGCACACACCTCGTGTAGCTCAAATCGAAGTTGTTCGCTTCGGTAAAGTGCGTCGTGCAAAACTTTACTACTTGCGCGCATTACACGGAAAAGCTGCTCGTATCAGAGAAAAACGTCGTTAA
- the trmD gene encoding tRNA (guanosine(37)-N1)-methyltransferase TrmD, whose amino-acid sequence MKIDVLTLFPAMFEGPMSESIIGKAIESGRVSITCTNFRDYSENKHNSVDDYPFGGGAGMLLRAQPIVDALKDIEVHSPETKKRIVLLDPSGKTFNQDLAEEFAEEEHLVFICGHYEGFDERIKQHVTDEISIGDYVLTGGELGAMVMIDATVRLLPAVLGNEQSNKTDSFSTGLLEHPQYTRPRDFRGDVVPEVLFSGNHQKIADWQEKESLRKTWLRRPEMLEKITLSKKQQAWLVEILLEEKADN is encoded by the coding sequence ATGAAGATAGATGTATTGACGTTGTTTCCGGCGATGTTTGAAGGCCCTATGTCCGAGTCGATCATCGGAAAAGCGATTGAGAGCGGCCGTGTTTCGATCACTTGCACGAACTTCCGCGATTATTCCGAAAACAAACACAATTCCGTCGATGATTATCCTTTCGGCGGCGGCGCAGGCATGTTGTTGCGCGCGCAGCCGATCGTAGACGCGCTGAAGGACATCGAGGTCCATTCGCCCGAAACCAAAAAAAGGATCGTCCTTTTGGATCCTTCCGGAAAAACCTTTAATCAGGATCTTGCGGAGGAGTTCGCCGAAGAAGAGCACCTTGTCTTCATCTGCGGCCATTACGAAGGTTTCGATGAGCGCATCAAGCAGCATGTGACGGATGAAATCTCGATCGGGGATTATGTTTTGACGGGCGGGGAACTGGGCGCGATGGTCATGATCGATGCGACGGTCCGTCTTTTGCCGGCTGTATTGGGCAATGAGCAGTCGAACAAGACCGATTCTTTCTCGACCGGTTTGCTCGAGCATCCCCAATATACGAGACCGCGCGATTTCCGGGGGGATGTCGTCCCTGAAGTGCTTTTCAGCGGAAATCACCAGAAAATCGCTGATTGGCAAGAAAAGGAATCTTTGCGCAAAACCTGGCTGAGGCGACCGGAGATGCTGGAAAAGATCACCTTGTCGAAAAAACAGCAAGCCTGGTTGGTTGAGATACTGCTGGAAGAAAAGGCTGACAATTAA
- the rimM gene encoding ribosome maturation factor RimM (Essential for efficient processing of 16S rRNA) produces the protein MEKFYDVGKVVNTQGLKGEVRVISSTDFADERYKKGATLYLFRDNSEPIALKVASHRVHKNFNMLTFEGYNRIEEVEPFKGGTLKVSESQLEDLSDHEFYYHEIIGLSVVSDAGEELGTIKEILPLGANDVWVVSRPGQKDLLVPYIASVVEKVSLEEKKVTIHLLEGMMD, from the coding sequence ATGGAAAAATTTTATGATGTCGGAAAAGTTGTGAATACCCAAGGCCTAAAGGGGGAAGTGCGTGTCATTTCCAGCACTGACTTTGCGGATGAACGCTACAAAAAAGGGGCTACGCTCTACCTGTTCCGCGACAACAGTGAGCCGATCGCTCTGAAGGTAGCCAGCCACCGGGTGCATAAGAATTTCAATATGCTGACATTCGAGGGCTACAACCGGATCGAAGAGGTCGAGCCGTTCAAAGGCGGAACCCTGAAAGTTTCGGAATCGCAGTTGGAGGATCTTTCGGATCACGAGTTCTATTATCATGAAATCATCGGATTATCCGTCGTCAGTGATGCCGGCGAAGAATTGGGTACGATCAAAGAAATTTTACCGCTTGGGGCGAATGATGTTTGGGTTGTATCCCGACCAGGCCAAAAAGATTTATTGGTTCCGTATATCGCATCGGTAGTGGAAAAGGTATCTTTGGAGGAAAAAAAGGTTACCATCCACCTGCTAGAAGGAATGATGGACTGA
- a CDS encoding KH domain-containing protein, whose product MPEISDLILTIVKPLIVHDDKMSIEIKETSEFMEYHLHLDAEDVGRVIGKQGRVARAIRTIVYSVRTKGTKRVRLVIEGAE is encoded by the coding sequence ATGCCTGAAATTTCAGATTTAATCCTGACAATTGTCAAACCTTTGATTGTCCATGATGATAAGATGTCCATCGAAATCAAAGAGACAAGTGAGTTCATGGAATATCACTTGCATCTTGATGCCGAGGATGTCGGTCGTGTGATCGGGAAACAGGGACGGGTCGCCAGAGCGATCCGTACAATTGTATACAGTGTCAGAACCAAAGGCACAAAACGTGTCCGCCTTGTGATTGAAGGGGCCGAATAA
- the rpsP gene encoding 30S ribosomal protein S16 has protein sequence MAVKIRLKRMGSKRNPFYRVVVADSRSPRDGRFIEKVGTYNPVVEPAEVKFDEELVLKWLAEGAQPSDTVRNLLSQQGIMKKFHDSKLAK, from the coding sequence ATGGCAGTTAAAATTCGTTTAAAACGTATGGGTTCTAAAAGAAACCCGTTTTACCGCGTCGTTGTAGCTGATTCACGTTCTCCACGTGATGGACGTTTCATCGAAAAAGTAGGTACATACAATCCAGTTGTTGAACCAGCTGAAGTTAAATTTGACGAAGAGTTGGTTTTGAAATGGTTAGCTGAAGGTGCACAACCTTCTGATACAGTTCGTAACTTACTTTCTCAACAAGGTATTATGAAAAAATTCCACGACTCTAAGTTAGCTAAATAA
- the ffh gene encoding signal recognition particle protein encodes MAFEGLSERLQGAMTKIGKKGKITEADLKEMMREVRLALLEADVNFKVVKEFVKKVNERALGSDVLESLSPTQQVIKIVNEELTELMGGQQEPFQFSAKPPTVVMMVGLQGAGKTTTAGKLANYMKKKENKRPMLVAADVYRPAAINQLQTLGKQLDFPVYALGTEANPVDIAKQAVEQAKLDGRDLVIIDTAGRLHVDEVLMSELKNIKAAVNPTEILFTVDAMTGQDAVNVAQSFNEQLGITGVVLTKLDGDTRGGAALSIRSVTGKPIKFTGQGEKLEDFEPFYPERMASRILGMGDLMTLIERAQQDFDETKAAEMAAKIRENTFNFNDFIEQMDQVTNMGPLEDLLKMIPGMSNVPGLDQMKIDPKDVAHMKAIVLSMTPAERENPELLSQSRRRRIAKGSARSLAEVNRLIKQFNESRDMMNKMSKGNFAGMEGLLGQGPKGKMGKLAMQQMARRMNKKKKKKK; translated from the coding sequence ATGGCATTTGAAGGGTTATCCGAGCGTCTCCAAGGCGCGATGACCAAAATCGGCAAAAAAGGTAAGATTACGGAAGCCGATCTGAAGGAAATGATGCGTGAAGTACGTTTAGCTTTACTGGAAGCTGACGTGAATTTTAAAGTAGTAAAAGAATTCGTCAAAAAAGTGAACGAACGGGCGTTGGGTTCGGATGTGCTCGAGTCACTTTCACCGACGCAACAAGTCATCAAAATCGTCAATGAAGAACTGACGGAATTGATGGGCGGGCAGCAGGAACCATTCCAATTTTCTGCCAAGCCGCCGACCGTCGTGATGATGGTCGGCCTGCAGGGTGCCGGTAAGACCACCACTGCCGGGAAACTTGCCAACTACATGAAGAAAAAAGAGAATAAGCGCCCGATGCTGGTCGCAGCCGACGTTTACCGTCCGGCAGCTATCAATCAGTTGCAGACTTTGGGCAAACAATTGGATTTCCCGGTGTATGCATTGGGGACGGAAGCAAATCCGGTCGATATAGCGAAGCAAGCCGTTGAGCAAGCCAAACTCGATGGCCGCGATCTGGTCATCATCGATACGGCGGGACGATTGCACGTGGATGAAGTATTGATGTCAGAGTTGAAGAACATCAAAGCGGCCGTCAACCCTACCGAGATCCTGTTTACGGTGGACGCGATGACAGGGCAGGATGCGGTCAACGTAGCGCAATCCTTCAATGAACAGCTCGGCATAACCGGTGTCGTCCTGACCAAATTGGACGGGGACACACGCGGCGGGGCTGCGCTTTCGATCCGTTCCGTAACCGGAAAACCGATCAAATTTACGGGTCAAGGCGAGAAACTGGAAGACTTCGAGCCTTTCTATCCTGAACGCATGGCTTCCAGAATCTTGGGCATGGGCGATCTGATGACGTTGATCGAACGTGCGCAACAAGATTTCGATGAGACGAAAGCGGCGGAAATGGCCGCAAAAATCCGCGAAAACACCTTCAACTTCAATGACTTCATCGAGCAGATGGACCAGGTCACCAACATGGGGCCGCTTGAGGATCTCCTGAAGATGATTCCGGGCATGAGCAACGTTCCGGGACTGGACCAGATGAAGATCGATCCCAAGGATGTGGCCCACATGAAGGCGATTGTGCTTTCGATGACGCCCGCTGAACGCGAAAACCCTGAGCTTCTTTCGCAGAGCAGACGCAGACGGATTGCGAAAGGCTCCGCAAGATCGTTGGCGGAAGTCAACCGTTTGATCAAGCAGTTCAACGAATCCAGGGATATGATGAACAAGATGTCCAAGGGCAATTTTGCAGGGATGGAAGGCCTCCTTGGACAAGGCCCGAAAGGCAAAATGGGTAAGTTGGCCATGCAGCAAATGGCCAGACGGATGAACAAAAAGAAGAAAAAGAAAAAATAA
- a CDS encoding putative DNA-binding protein, with amino-acid sequence MELEKTNNMNTLYEFYNVLLTNKQKGYLSLYYGDDYSLGEIAEEFEVSRQAVYDNIKRTEKILMDYEQKLKLAQNYSLRNKKLDELANYAEEKYPDDKSLQRLIANLEELDDRDE; translated from the coding sequence ATGGAACTGGAAAAAACCAATAATATGAATACTCTTTATGAATTCTATAATGTCCTGTTGACGAACAAACAGAAAGGCTATCTTTCTTTGTATTATGGTGATGACTATTCGTTAGGCGAAATCGCTGAAGAATTTGAGGTCAGCCGGCAGGCAGTGTACGACAACATCAAGCGCACCGAAAAGATTCTGATGGATTATGAGCAGAAGTTGAAGTTGGCGCAAAATTATAGCCTCCGGAACAAAAAGTTGGACGAATTGGCGAATTACGCTGAAGAAAAATATCCCGATGACAAATCATTGCAGAGGCTGATCGCCAATCTGGAAGAACTTGATGACAGAGATGAATAA
- the ftsY gene encoding signal recognition particle-docking protein FtsY, with the protein MGLFDRIKRAFTGEDVVQTPVTEETKIVIDKFDKGMEKTRKSFSEKMNELFAGFREVDEEFFDDLEETLISADVGFDMTLALSDVLRDEVKMKNVRTGEQVKNVIIEKMVEIYEKGQTELPTIKINENGPTVILFVGVNGVGKTTTIGKYAHQLKNQGNKVLLAAGDTFRAGAIEQLEVWGERVGVPVVTSDAKSDPASVVYDALKQAKEENYDYLLIDTAGRLQNKVNLMKELEKINRIIAREIPGGATETLLVLDATTGQNALIQAKQFKETTDVTGLILTKLDGTAKGGVILAIRQELDIPVKFVGLGEGLDDLQVFDPEQYIYGLVKDLLEKK; encoded by the coding sequence ATGGGATTATTTGATCGGATAAAACGCGCTTTTACAGGTGAAGATGTCGTTCAGACACCGGTAACCGAAGAAACTAAGATTGTCATCGACAAATTCGATAAAGGCATGGAGAAGACGCGCAAAAGCTTTTCAGAGAAGATGAATGAACTGTTCGCCGGCTTCAGGGAGGTGGATGAAGAGTTTTTTGATGATTTGGAGGAAACGCTGATATCCGCAGATGTTGGTTTTGATATGACGCTGGCACTTTCGGACGTGCTGCGCGATGAAGTCAAGATGAAGAACGTGCGCACCGGAGAACAAGTGAAGAACGTCATCATCGAAAAAATGGTCGAAATCTATGAAAAAGGCCAGACGGAATTACCCACCATCAAAATAAATGAAAACGGGCCGACCGTCATCCTGTTTGTGGGCGTAAACGGAGTGGGGAAAACGACGACCATCGGTAAGTACGCTCATCAGTTGAAGAACCAAGGGAATAAAGTGCTGTTGGCGGCCGGAGATACTTTCCGAGCCGGCGCAATCGAACAGTTGGAAGTCTGGGGGGAACGTGTCGGCGTTCCGGTCGTGACGAGCGATGCAAAAAGCGATCCGGCTTCCGTCGTATACGATGCCCTGAAGCAAGCCAAAGAAGAAAATTATGACTACCTGCTTATCGATACGGCCGGAAGACTGCAGAACAAAGTGAACTTGATGAAAGAATTGGAGAAGATTAATCGGATCATCGCAAGGGAAATCCCAGGCGGCGCAACCGAAACGTTGTTGGTGCTTGATGCTACGACCGGACAGAATGCTCTGATACAAGCGAAGCAATTCAAGGAGACGACAGATGTCACCGGTTTGATCCTGACGAAATTGGACGGCACGGCCAAAGGCGGCGTTATCCTGGCGATCCGTCAAGAACTGGATATACCCGTCAAATTCGTCGGTTTGGGCGAAGGCCTGGATGATCTGCAGGTGTTCGATCCGGAGCAGTACATCTACGGATTGGTAAAGGACCTGCTTGAGAAAAAATAA
- the yidA gene encoding sugar-phosphatase: MIKLIALDLDGTLLNPDKKISDANKQAIHRAREAGVKIVLCTGRPLMGIKAYVDELDLLQAEDYSITYNGGLVQKNKTSEIISQKVLNYGQIVELYDLSKELNIPMNMLDLESVYEPEYPQGRESLYKSLQSSSLPFVEKKIEDFQEQHAFNKVVFCIAPAVLDEAIAKIPADFYSKYSMMKSRPLLFEVMHPEVDKGNGIAALCDHLGITADEVMACGDEENDLAMLDFAGVSVAMGNAPDKIKERASFVTKTNGEDGVAHAIETFVFA; encoded by the coding sequence ATGATTAAATTGATTGCACTCGACTTGGATGGGACGTTGTTGAATCCAGACAAAAAGATCAGCGATGCGAACAAACAGGCCATCCACCGCGCCAGGGAAGCTGGCGTAAAGATTGTCCTTTGCACGGGACGCCCACTTATGGGCATCAAGGCTTACGTGGATGAACTGGACCTGCTTCAGGCAGAAGATTACTCCATCACCTACAATGGCGGTTTGGTCCAGAAAAATAAAACATCTGAAATCATTTCCCAGAAGGTGCTGAACTACGGTCAGATTGTGGAACTCTATGATCTGAGCAAGGAATTGAACATCCCGATGAACATGCTGGATCTCGAGTCTGTATATGAACCGGAATACCCGCAAGGCAGGGAGTCCTTATACAAGAGCCTGCAGAGTTCGAGCTTGCCGTTCGTTGAGAAAAAAATCGAAGACTTTCAGGAACAACATGCGTTCAATAAAGTGGTTTTCTGCATCGCGCCTGCTGTCCTGGATGAAGCGATCGCCAAAATACCGGCGGATTTCTACAGCAAATATTCGATGATGAAATCACGGCCGCTTCTGTTTGAAGTCATGCATCCTGAAGTCGACAAAGGCAACGGCATCGCTGCTTTATGCGATCATCTGGGCATCACTGCCGATGAGGTCATGGCTTGCGGAGATGAAGAAAACGATTTGGCGATGTTGGATTTTGCGGGCGTAAGCGTCGCGATGGGCAACGCTCCCGATAAAATCAAGGAACGGGCGAGCTTCGTCACGAAGACAAACGGGGAAGATGGCGTCGCACACGCAATCGAAACGTTCGTCTTTGCTTAA